The following proteins come from a genomic window of Micromonospora echinofusca:
- a CDS encoding glycoside hydrolase family 3 C-terminal domain-containing protein, protein MTHHRAPAPYALVGDLLGRLTLPEKLGLLHQWQAAVPRLGLPPFRTGTEALHGVAWLGEATVFPQALGLASSWNPELVRAVGAAVGDEVRAKHHADPERVGLNVWAPVVNPLRDPRWGRNEEGWSEDPWLTGRLATAYAEGLRGEHPQRLRTAPTVKHFLGYNNETDRATTSSDLSPRVLHEYELPAFRAPLAAGAAVAVMASYNLVNGVPAHLSPLIADELRRWAPEELMVVGDAGAVGNIAGVQGHLPDHVDGYAAALRAGIDSFTEDDADSAPTVARLAEALDRGLITASDVDRAVRRILTVRVRLGDLDPPGDDPFAGVAPDAVGRPAHRDLAREAARQSIVLLRNDGLLPLTDRTLRVAVLGPLADAVHTDWYSGTPPYAVTAYQGLVGRLAAVTTHPGADRIALRVGGRYVGCPDSPDGGPLSLGADAAAFDVFDWGRDVVALRAVGNGRHVGADEAGLLANDRPGPGGWVVRETFRLHEGPGGTVLLHHLASGRYVAADAHGRLRADAPTPDDATRFTVDLLADGAAEAAALAADADVAVVALGNHPMVNGRETEDRVDLALPAGQEALLRAVHAANPRTVLVLTSSYPYAVGWAEAHLPAVLWSSHGGQEHGTALGDVLAGDAEPGGRLTQTWYADAAELPDLLDYDVIGADATYLYHRGDPLYPFGHGLSYTRFDYAGLRLSATEATAGEEVEVSVEVTNTGDRPGEEIVQLYTRQRRSRVKQPLRQLRDFARVSLAPGQRQVVRLRLRTAELSWWDDTRGRLVVEDATHTVLVGRSAHDVRLVGALAVRGDETADGRAAVPAPGRAR, encoded by the coding sequence ATGACCCACCACCGCGCCCCCGCCCCGTACGCCCTCGTCGGCGACCTGCTGGGCCGGCTCACCCTGCCGGAGAAGCTCGGCCTGCTGCACCAGTGGCAGGCGGCCGTGCCCCGGCTCGGCCTGCCCCCGTTCCGCACCGGCACCGAGGCGCTGCACGGGGTGGCGTGGCTCGGCGAGGCCACCGTCTTCCCGCAGGCGCTCGGCCTCGCCAGCAGCTGGAACCCCGAGCTGGTCCGGGCCGTCGGCGCCGCCGTCGGCGACGAGGTGCGCGCCAAGCACCACGCCGACCCCGAGCGGGTCGGCCTCAACGTCTGGGCGCCGGTGGTCAACCCGCTGCGCGACCCCCGCTGGGGACGCAACGAGGAGGGCTGGTCCGAGGACCCGTGGCTGACCGGCCGGCTCGCCACCGCGTACGCCGAAGGGCTGCGCGGCGAGCACCCGCAGCGGCTGCGTACGGCGCCGACGGTCAAGCACTTCCTCGGCTACAACAACGAGACCGACCGGGCCACCACCTCCAGCGACCTGTCCCCCCGGGTGCTGCACGAGTACGAGCTGCCCGCCTTCCGCGCCCCGCTGGCCGCCGGCGCCGCCGTGGCCGTGATGGCCTCCTACAACCTGGTCAACGGGGTGCCGGCACACCTGAGCCCGCTCATCGCCGACGAGCTGCGCCGCTGGGCGCCCGAAGAGCTGATGGTGGTCGGCGACGCCGGCGCGGTGGGCAACATCGCCGGGGTGCAGGGCCACCTGCCCGACCACGTCGACGGCTACGCCGCCGCCCTGCGCGCCGGCATCGACAGCTTCACCGAGGACGACGCCGACAGCGCCCCCACCGTCGCGCGGCTCGCCGAGGCGCTCGATCGGGGGCTGATCACCGCGTCCGACGTGGACCGCGCCGTCCGGCGGATCCTCACCGTCCGGGTCCGCCTCGGCGACCTGGACCCGCCGGGTGACGACCCCTTCGCGGGCGTCGCGCCGGACGCCGTCGGCCGGCCCGCGCACCGCGACCTGGCCCGGGAGGCCGCCCGCCAGTCGATCGTGCTGCTGCGCAACGACGGGCTGCTCCCCCTCACCGACCGGACGCTACGGGTGGCCGTGCTCGGCCCGCTGGCCGACGCCGTGCACACCGACTGGTACAGCGGCACCCCGCCGTACGCGGTCACCGCGTACCAGGGGCTCGTCGGGCGGCTGGCCGCCGTCACCACCCACCCCGGCGCCGACCGGATCGCGTTGCGCGTCGGCGGGCGGTACGTCGGCTGCCCGGACAGCCCCGACGGCGGCCCGCTGAGCCTCGGCGCCGACGCCGCCGCGTTCGACGTCTTCGACTGGGGACGCGACGTGGTGGCGCTGCGCGCCGTGGGCAACGGCCGCCACGTCGGGGCCGACGAGGCAGGTCTGCTCGCCAACGACCGGCCGGGGCCGGGCGGCTGGGTGGTCCGGGAGACCTTCCGCCTCCACGAGGGCCCCGGCGGCACCGTGCTGCTGCACCACCTCGCCTCCGGCCGGTACGTCGCCGCCGACGCGCACGGGCGGCTGCGCGCCGACGCCCCGACGCCCGACGACGCGACCCGGTTCACGGTGGACCTGCTGGCCGACGGGGCCGCCGAGGCCGCCGCCCTGGCCGCCGACGCCGACGTGGCGGTGGTGGCGCTGGGCAACCACCCGATGGTCAACGGCCGCGAGACCGAGGACCGCGTCGACCTGGCCCTGCCCGCCGGGCAGGAGGCCCTGCTGCGGGCCGTGCACGCCGCCAACCCGCGCACCGTGCTGGTGCTGACCAGCAGCTACCCGTACGCGGTCGGCTGGGCCGAGGCGCACCTGCCGGCGGTGCTGTGGTCGTCGCACGGCGGCCAGGAGCACGGCACCGCGCTGGGCGACGTCCTGGCGGGCGACGCCGAGCCCGGCGGCCGGCTCACCCAGACCTGGTACGCCGACGCCGCCGAACTGCCCGACCTGCTCGACTACGACGTGATCGGCGCCGACGCCACCTACCTGTACCACCGGGGCGACCCGCTGTACCCGTTCGGCCACGGGCTCAGCTACACCCGCTTCGACTACGCTGGCCTCCGGTTGAGCGCCACCGAGGCCACCGCGGGCGAGGAGGTCGAGGTGAGCGTCGAGGTCACCAACACCGGCGACCGTCCCGGCGAGGAGATCGTGCAGCTCTACACGCGCCAGCGCCGCTCCCGCGTCAAGCAGCCGCTGCGCCAGCTGCGGGACTTCGCCCGGGTCAGCCTCGCCCCCGGGCAGCGGCAGGTGGTGCGGCTGCGGCTGCGTACCGCCGAGCTGAGCTGGTGGGACGACACGCGGGGCCGCCTAGTGGTGGAGGACGCCACCCACACCGTCCTCGTCGGACGCTCCGCGCACGACGTGCGGCTGGTCGGCGCGCTCGCCGTACGCGGCGACGAGACGGCCGACGGCCGGGCGGCGGTGCCGGCGCCGGGGCGGGCGCGGTGA
- a CDS encoding LacI family DNA-binding transcriptional regulator: MSGSRGRPSPEQPTIADVARHAGVAASTVSYVLSGKRAISAVTRNRVLASIRLLGYHPHAGARALASRRANVIALVLPLRAGMQVPVVMQFAMAVVTTARRFDHDVLLVTSDEGPAGLRRVAATALVDGVLVMDVELDDPRVPLLRELARPSVLIGLPADASGLTCVDLDFHRAGWACVAHLAGLGHRRVALLGAPAAVYDRGTGFAHRTRAGVVEAAAGHGVDAVTLPCEEGAVAVRRSLTDLLQRHPDVSGLIVQNEAAVDPVLATLPDLGRRVPRDVSVVAVCPDRFAEQASPMLTAVPVPAEEIGTRAVALLMGKLDGEAVPEVTLLPPRLTVRDSTAVPAPTARTGR; encoded by the coding sequence GTGAGCGGCTCGCGCGGGCGCCCGTCGCCGGAGCAGCCGACCATCGCCGACGTCGCCCGGCACGCCGGGGTCGCGGCGAGCACCGTGTCGTACGTGCTCAGCGGCAAGCGCGCCATCTCCGCAGTCACCCGCAACCGGGTGCTGGCCAGCATCCGGCTGCTCGGCTACCACCCGCACGCCGGCGCGCGGGCCCTGGCCAGCCGCCGCGCCAACGTGATCGCGCTGGTCCTGCCGCTGCGCGCCGGGATGCAGGTGCCCGTGGTGATGCAGTTCGCCATGGCCGTGGTCACCACCGCCCGCCGCTTCGACCACGACGTGCTGCTGGTCACCTCCGACGAAGGGCCCGCCGGCCTGCGACGCGTCGCCGCCACCGCCCTGGTCGACGGCGTGCTGGTCATGGACGTGGAGCTGGACGACCCCCGGGTGCCGCTGCTGCGGGAGCTGGCCCGGCCCAGCGTCCTGATCGGCCTGCCCGCCGACGCCAGCGGCCTGACCTGTGTGGACCTGGACTTCCACCGGGCCGGGTGGGCGTGCGTCGCGCACCTGGCCGGGCTGGGGCACCGGCGCGTCGCGCTGCTCGGCGCGCCCGCCGCCGTCTACGACCGGGGTACGGGCTTCGCGCACCGCACCCGCGCCGGCGTGGTCGAGGCCGCCGCAGGGCACGGCGTCGACGCGGTGACACTGCCCTGCGAGGAGGGCGCGGTCGCGGTCCGCCGCAGCCTCACCGACCTGCTGCAACGCCACCCCGACGTGTCGGGTCTGATCGTGCAGAACGAGGCCGCCGTGGATCCGGTGCTGGCCACGCTGCCCGACCTGGGCCGGCGGGTGCCGCGGGACGTGTCGGTGGTGGCCGTCTGCCCGGACCGCTTCGCCGAGCAGGCCAGCCCGATGCTCACCGCCGTGCCGGTGCCCGCCGAGGAGATCGGCACGCGGGCCGTGGCGCTGCTGATGGGCAAGCTCGACGGCGAGGCCGTGCCCGAGGTCACCCTGCTGCCGCCCCGGCTGACCGTACGCGACAGCACCGCCGTCCCCGCCCCGACGGCGAGGACCGGCCGGTGA
- a CDS encoding glycosyl hydrolase family 95 catalytic domain-containing protein — MTGGPPPAVHRIVDTAPATRWEDAFLSGNGEAGIMVYGRPHAERIIVNHHRFVLPNGTRDARPPELAALLPRVRELILAGRRAEASRLLAGDGVLRWTQSFHPGFALTIDAVAPGPVDDYRRRTEFGTGEVVVEWAGGRRRSFVSRAAALVVTHLDAGACEVGVTGELPGRPESVRYTVAAYRRGDLVFLRVRGRYPDAGGAYGFEGLTLLRGDVAVVGGDRVVVRGPALLMTVLDRPDAPPWRTGELAERLAAHAGADYESLLARHVALHGRAYRRVSLDLAVPAAQRDLPVGELLAAQDADPGTLCPALLERLFHAGRYLLLSSSGVLPPRLTGLWLGSWDAAWAGDFTTDANLSLQLAGANVGALPEVTAAHANLVRGQVDDWRRNARAIYGARGLLAPSRTDGEHGHLFHLHEDWPFAAWLPGAHWLLYPLYEHHLVTGAPLGEVAGWLVEVADFFSDVLTVTDEAGTVVLVPSYSAETGPYDERGRAVHVAVNATMDIAAARHALRTAAEVSGVDRWAGLRRRLPAYRVDGRGALAEWAWPGYHGDDEHRHVSHLYPVWPLDEIDPDDTPELARAAHRALSLRGDEDLSAHGSLHRALAAARLHDGALTAANLRKILGNDMFFRSLMSAHNPGLVTYNADAAHALPAVLIESLVQSRPGLLRLLPAPLPRLDAGVLRGVTCRGRVGVEELSWSPGRVRARLLSPVAQRLRVRSPYGERDVDLVAVTPVEVAFGAPEQRAVAGPG; from the coding sequence GTGACGGGCGGGCCGCCGCCCGCCGTGCACCGCATCGTCGACACCGCCCCCGCCACCCGCTGGGAGGACGCCTTCCTCTCCGGCAACGGCGAGGCCGGCATCATGGTGTACGGCCGGCCGCACGCCGAGCGCATCATCGTCAACCACCACCGCTTCGTCCTGCCCAACGGCACCCGCGACGCCCGCCCGCCCGAACTGGCCGCCCTGCTGCCGCGCGTCCGCGAGCTGATCCTCGCCGGCCGACGGGCGGAGGCCAGCCGGCTGCTCGCCGGCGACGGGGTGCTGCGCTGGACGCAGTCGTTCCATCCCGGCTTCGCCCTCACCATCGACGCCGTGGCGCCCGGCCCGGTCGACGACTACCGGCGGCGTACCGAGTTCGGCACCGGGGAGGTCGTCGTCGAGTGGGCGGGCGGACGGCGGCGCTCGTTCGTCTCGCGGGCCGCCGCGCTGGTGGTCACCCACCTCGACGCGGGCGCCTGCGAGGTGGGCGTCACCGGCGAGCTGCCCGGCCGGCCGGAGTCGGTGCGCTACACCGTCGCCGCGTACCGCCGGGGTGATCTGGTGTTCCTGCGGGTGCGGGGCCGCTACCCCGACGCGGGCGGCGCGTACGGCTTCGAAGGGCTCACCCTGCTGCGCGGCGACGTGGCGGTCGTCGGCGGCGACCGGGTGGTGGTGCGCGGCCCGGCGCTGCTGATGACGGTGCTCGACCGGCCCGACGCACCGCCGTGGCGCACCGGCGAGTTGGCGGAGCGGCTGGCGGCGCACGCCGGCGCCGACTACGAGAGCCTGCTGGCCCGCCACGTGGCGCTGCACGGGCGCGCCTACCGGCGGGTGAGCCTGGACCTGGCGGTGCCGGCCGCGCAGCGGGACCTGCCCGTGGGTGAGCTGCTCGCGGCGCAGGACGCCGACCCGGGCACGCTGTGCCCGGCGCTGCTGGAGCGGTTGTTCCACGCCGGACGGTACCTGCTGCTCAGCTCCAGCGGGGTGCTGCCGCCCCGGCTGACCGGGCTGTGGCTCGGCTCGTGGGACGCCGCCTGGGCCGGCGACTTCACCACCGACGCCAACCTGAGCCTGCAACTGGCCGGCGCGAACGTCGGCGCCCTACCGGAGGTGACCGCCGCGCACGCGAACCTGGTACGCGGGCAGGTCGACGACTGGCGGCGCAACGCACGGGCGATCTACGGCGCCCGGGGCCTGCTGGCGCCCAGCCGCACGGACGGCGAGCACGGGCACCTGTTCCACCTGCACGAGGACTGGCCGTTCGCGGCGTGGCTGCCCGGCGCGCACTGGCTGCTGTACCCGCTGTACGAACACCATCTGGTCACCGGCGCGCCCCTCGGTGAGGTCGCCGGCTGGCTGGTGGAGGTGGCGGACTTCTTCTCCGACGTCCTCACCGTCACCGACGAGGCGGGCACGGTGGTGCTCGTGCCGTCGTACTCGGCGGAGACCGGCCCGTACGACGAGCGGGGGCGGGCGGTGCACGTGGCCGTGAACGCCACGATGGACATCGCGGCCGCCCGGCACGCCCTGCGCACCGCCGCCGAGGTGAGCGGCGTCGACCGGTGGGCGGGGCTGCGGCGGCGGCTGCCCGCGTACCGGGTGGACGGGCGCGGCGCGCTGGCCGAGTGGGCCTGGCCCGGCTATCACGGCGACGACGAGCACCGGCACGTCAGCCACCTCTACCCGGTGTGGCCGCTGGACGAGATCGACCCGGACGACACCCCCGAGCTGGCGCGGGCCGCGCACCGGGCGCTGAGCCTGCGCGGCGACGAGGACCTGTCGGCGCACGGCAGCCTGCACCGGGCGCTGGCCGCCGCCCGCCTGCACGACGGCGCCCTGACCGCCGCGAACCTGCGGAAGATCCTCGGCAACGACATGTTCTTCCGGTCCCTGATGAGCGCGCACAACCCGGGCCTGGTGACGTACAACGCCGATGCCGCGCACGCCCTGCCGGCGGTGCTGATCGAGTCGCTGGTGCAGTCCCGACCGGGGCTGCTGCGGCTGCTGCCGGCCCCGCTGCCGCGACTGGACGCCGGGGTGCTGCGCGGCGTCACCTGCCGGGGCCGTGTCGGCGTCGAGGAGTTGTCCTGGTCGCCGGGGCGGGTGCGGGCCCGTCTGCTCTCCCCCGTCGCGCAGCGGCTGCGGGTGCGCAGCCCGTACGGCGAGCGGGACGTGGACCTGGTGGCGGTGACGCCGGTCGAGGTGGCCTTCGGTGCGCCGGAGCAGCGGGCGGTGGCCGGGCCGGGGTGA
- a CDS encoding NUDIX hydrolase has product MAISPYVARLRAHVGHDLLLLPGVSAVVRDDAGRVLLARRADNGLWSVPAGLIDPGEQPADAVVREVYEETGVRVRIERLAGLATHPVVYPNGDVCEYLNVWFRCRAVGGEPRVNDDESIDVAWFDPTDLPEVNEWVRLRIDTALREDAPVWHAAPGERHSALDRPDAL; this is encoded by the coding sequence GTGGCCATCTCCCCGTACGTCGCCCGGCTGCGCGCCCACGTCGGGCACGACCTGCTCCTGCTGCCCGGCGTCAGCGCGGTCGTGCGCGACGACGCCGGGCGGGTGCTGCTGGCCCGGCGCGCCGACAACGGCCTCTGGTCGGTGCCCGCCGGCCTCATCGACCCCGGCGAGCAACCCGCCGACGCCGTCGTCCGGGAGGTGTACGAGGAAACCGGCGTGCGCGTACGCATCGAGCGTCTCGCCGGCCTCGCCACCCATCCCGTCGTCTACCCCAACGGCGACGTCTGCGAGTACCTGAACGTGTGGTTCCGGTGCCGGGCCGTCGGCGGCGAGCCGCGCGTCAACGACGACGAGTCCATCGACGTGGCCTGGTTCGACCCGACCGACCTGCCCGAGGTCAACGAGTGGGTGCGGCTGCGCATCGACACCGCGCTGCGCGAGGACGCCCCCGTCTGGCACGCCGCGCCCGGCGAACGGCATTCGGCGCTCGACCGGCCCGACGCGCTCTGA
- a CDS encoding SDR family NAD(P)-dependent oxidoreductase: MSALPGRRVLVTGASGTFGRHLCAALTAAGARVVGVDRQAGTVDGVPVLGCDLTDPAAVAPTVAAAVERLGGLDLLVNNAGVGGPAPAELPPDEVVRQQLEVNLLAAWRTTAAALPALEAARGRVVFVASRMALLPLPLAAAYGVSKRALVAYADALRHEVGTHVGVSVVYPSMVASPIHDSTADAGLSLRGVSRLEPVAGVVAAILRAATARRAPRDVATTRRGRLELALARHAPALADRLVRRTVAARVAAGDLDAAPLAAGMLRRHRAGADAGNGAGIGTG, from the coding sequence ATGAGCGCCCTGCCGGGCCGCCGGGTGCTGGTGACCGGGGCCAGCGGCACCTTCGGCCGGCACCTGTGCGCCGCGCTCACCGCCGCCGGGGCACGGGTCGTCGGCGTCGACCGCCAGGCCGGCACCGTCGACGGCGTACCGGTGCTCGGCTGCGACCTGACCGACCCCGCCGCCGTGGCACCTACCGTCGCCGCCGCCGTGGAGCGCCTCGGCGGGCTGGACCTGCTGGTCAACAACGCCGGCGTCGGCGGACCCGCCCCGGCGGAACTGCCGCCGGACGAGGTGGTGCGCCAGCAGTTGGAGGTGAACCTGCTCGCCGCCTGGCGGACCACCGCCGCCGCGCTGCCCGCCCTGGAGGCCGCCCGCGGCCGGGTGGTCTTCGTCGCCAGCCGGATGGCCCTGCTGCCGCTGCCCCTGGCCGCCGCGTACGGGGTCAGCAAGCGGGCCCTGGTCGCCTACGCCGACGCGCTGCGCCACGAGGTGGGCACCCACGTCGGGGTGAGCGTCGTCTACCCGAGCATGGTCGCCTCACCGATCCACGACAGCACCGCCGACGCCGGGCTGTCGCTGCGGGGAGTGTCGCGTCTGGAACCCGTAGCGGGGGTCGTCGCGGCGATCCTGCGTGCCGCCACCGCCCGACGCGCGCCCCGGGACGTCGCCACCACCCGGCGCGGGCGCCTCGAGCTGGCCCTCGCCCGGCACGCGCCGGCGCTGGCCGACCGGCTCGTGCGCCGTACCGTCGCCGCCCGGGTCGCCGCCGGTGACCTGGACGCCGCGCCGCTGGCCGCCGGGATGCTGCGCCGCCACCGCGCCGGTGCCGATGCCGGCAACGGTGCCGGCATCGGCACCGGCTAG
- a CDS encoding flavin-containing monooxygenase, with amino-acid sequence MGAQPSVAVIGAGAAGLATLKALADAGVPAVGFEAAERVGGLWVYGAPGSPAYRTLHLNTSKARTEFADHPMPAHWPDYPDHARVAGWLTDYADRFGLHDAVRLRHTVEGVERGGDGRWSVHAAGPDGGVDVSVDAVVVANGHNRVPKPPTPAPPGTCTAEQLHSHAYRGPEQLAGRRVLVVGGGNSAMDIAVDASYAARRTLLSLRRGVWVVPKHLLGRPSDTLNGALARRLPWRLRQRITQRLLTATVGAPTRYGLPAPTHGFLQDHPTLSDGLLSRLTHGEIEPRPGIAGFDGERVTFTDGRVDEVDLVIWCTGYRVQVPFLDPALLGDGADTLPLYRHVFHLDAPGLAFVGLMQSTGAAFPLVEAQAKLVAAQLSGRYALPEPHAQRAACRAELRAATARWGQRRPAMRVDFDAYLAELRRELVAGARRARATGAAA; translated from the coding sequence ATGGGTGCGCAGCCGTCCGTGGCGGTCATCGGCGCGGGCGCGGCCGGACTGGCCACCCTCAAGGCGCTCGCCGACGCCGGCGTGCCCGCCGTCGGCTTCGAGGCGGCCGAGCGGGTCGGCGGCCTCTGGGTGTACGGGGCACCCGGCTCGCCCGCGTACCGGACCCTGCACCTGAACACCAGCAAGGCGCGCACCGAGTTCGCCGACCATCCGATGCCGGCGCACTGGCCGGACTACCCCGACCACGCCCGCGTCGCCGGCTGGCTCACCGACTACGCCGACCGCTTCGGCCTGCACGACGCGGTGCGGCTGCGGCACACCGTCGAGGGGGTCGAACGCGGCGGCGACGGCCGCTGGAGCGTGCACGCCGCCGGACCCGACGGCGGCGTCGACGTCAGCGTCGACGCCGTCGTCGTCGCCAACGGCCACAACCGGGTGCCGAAACCGCCCACCCCCGCCCCGCCGGGCACCTGCACCGCCGAGCAGCTGCACAGCCACGCCTACCGGGGGCCCGAACAGCTCGCCGGCCGGCGGGTCCTGGTCGTCGGCGGCGGCAACTCCGCGATGGACATCGCCGTGGACGCCTCGTACGCGGCCCGGCGCACCCTGCTGTCGCTGCGCCGCGGCGTCTGGGTGGTGCCGAAACACCTGCTGGGACGCCCGTCGGACACCCTCAACGGCGCCCTCGCCCGGCGGCTGCCGTGGCGGCTGCGCCAGCGCATCACCCAGCGGCTGCTCACCGCGACCGTCGGCGCGCCCACCCGCTACGGCCTGCCCGCCCCCACCCACGGCTTCCTCCAGGACCACCCGACGCTGTCCGACGGGCTGCTGTCGCGGCTGACCCACGGCGAGATCGAGCCCCGCCCCGGCATCGCCGGCTTCGACGGCGAACGGGTCACCTTCACCGACGGCCGCGTCGACGAGGTCGACCTGGTGATCTGGTGCACCGGCTACCGGGTGCAGGTCCCCTTCCTCGACCCCGCGCTGCTCGGCGACGGGGCGGACACCCTGCCGCTGTACCGGCACGTGTTCCACCTCGACGCGCCCGGGCTGGCGTTCGTCGGGCTGATGCAGTCCACCGGCGCCGCGTTCCCGCTGGTCGAGGCGCAGGCCAAACTGGTCGCCGCGCAGCTGTCCGGCCGCTACGCGTTGCCCGAGCCGCACGCGCAGCGCGCCGCCTGCCGGGCCGAGCTGCGCGCTGCCACCGCCCGCTGGGGACAGCGCCGGCCCGCCATGCGGGTGGACTTCGACGCGTACCTGGCCGAGCTGAGACGGGAACTGGTCGCCGGCGCCCGCCGCGCCCGCGCCACCGGAGCCGCGGCATGA
- a CDS encoding TetR/AcrR family transcriptional regulator, protein MTMPRRRPGRPRREETRPTREVVLAAATALFARRGFDAVGLREVAAAAGVDVATVSHHTGTKAQLYDACFARVFAAERDVLEAAAGRARQALDSGPAEVRRALHDLVDVFVDFLEDRPETTALWLRRWLEPQRHAELDERYAAPLYRLVADLLTAAAAAGALVEPAPHVTVRSLVWAVHGHVVALAAGGGSQARQRREFRAFVHRFLDGLYGPATP, encoded by the coding sequence ATGACCATGCCTCGCCGCCGACCCGGGCGGCCCCGCCGCGAGGAGACCCGGCCCACCCGGGAGGTGGTGCTCGCCGCCGCGACCGCGCTGTTCGCCCGGCGGGGCTTCGACGCCGTCGGGCTGCGGGAGGTCGCGGCGGCGGCCGGCGTGGACGTGGCCACGGTCTCGCACCACACGGGTACGAAGGCGCAGCTCTACGACGCCTGCTTCGCCCGGGTCTTCGCCGCCGAGCGCGACGTGCTCGAGGCGGCGGCGGGGCGCGCCCGGCAGGCGCTCGACAGCGGGCCGGCCGAGGTCCGGCGGGCGCTGCACGACCTGGTGGACGTGTTCGTGGACTTCCTGGAGGACCGGCCGGAGACCACCGCGTTGTGGCTGCGCCGCTGGCTGGAGCCGCAGCGGCACGCCGAACTCGACGAGCGCTACGCCGCCCCGCTGTACCGGCTCGTCGCGGACCTGCTCACCGCCGCCGCGGCGGCCGGGGCGCTGGTCGAGCCGGCGCCGCACGTGACGGTGCGCAGCCTGGTGTGGGCGGTGCACGGGCACGTGGTGGCCCTGGCCGCGGGCGGGGGTTCGCAGGCGCGGCAGCGGCGGGAGTTCCGCGCGTTCGTGCACCGCTTCCTCGACGGGCTGTACGGGCCGGCGACGCCTTGA
- a CDS encoding MFS transporter — protein MTGLDQQPAGTRSATLPRGPLLGFAAGSLGMGVWVTVPGLLLLYFLTDVLAVAPWLAGLALLLPKVADVLLHPWIGHRCDVEQTRRGDRRRLLLLGCALPLAFAALFAVPGALTGAPAAAWVALAFVAGNLLFAAYQVPYLATPADLRIGYHERTRLMAFRMVVLTLGILASGLLAPLLAGGQDATRGGYQRMGVLLAVGMLATMLVGVAGIGRLRRAAAATPAPHAGGWRGLAVALRDRQFRWLVAAYLAMSSTTHLVLAGVPYYAEYELGRPGLTTVLVAAFVAPALLVTPAWLVAARRVGKQRALLGAQGAFAAGSLVLAVGRPAGLPVLVAAVAVLGVAFAGMQLLPFSMVPDVIRASGGAAGTYTGVWTATEATGAALGPWAYSLCLAAGGFVASTAGAGVTQPDGALDAIRWGFGLLPAAAMLVALLLQRRYTLDRTARTAG, from the coding sequence ATGACCGGGCTCGACCAGCAGCCGGCCGGCACGCGCAGCGCCACCCTGCCCCGCGGGCCGTTGCTCGGCTTCGCCGCCGGTTCCCTCGGCATGGGCGTCTGGGTGACGGTCCCCGGCCTGCTGCTGCTCTACTTCCTCACCGACGTGCTGGCCGTCGCCCCCTGGCTCGCCGGCCTGGCGCTGCTGCTGCCGAAGGTCGCCGACGTCCTGCTGCACCCTTGGATCGGGCACCGCTGCGACGTCGAGCAGACCCGCCGGGGCGACCGACGGCGGCTGCTGCTGCTCGGCTGCGCCCTGCCGCTGGCCTTCGCCGCCCTGTTCGCCGTGCCCGGCGCGCTCACCGGCGCGCCGGCCGCCGCCTGGGTGGCGCTCGCCTTCGTCGCCGGCAACCTGCTCTTCGCCGCCTACCAGGTCCCCTACCTGGCCACCCCCGCCGACCTGCGCATCGGCTACCACGAACGCACCCGCCTGATGGCCTTCCGGATGGTGGTGCTGACCCTGGGCATCCTCGCCTCCGGGCTGCTGGCGCCGCTGCTCGCCGGCGGGCAGGACGCCACCCGGGGCGGCTACCAGCGGATGGGCGTGCTGCTGGCCGTCGGCATGCTGGCCACCATGCTGGTCGGGGTCGCCGGCATCGGTCGGCTGCGCCGGGCCGCCGCCGCGACGCCCGCACCGCACGCCGGCGGCTGGCGGGGCCTCGCCGTGGCGCTGCGCGATCGGCAGTTCCGGTGGCTGGTCGCCGCCTACCTGGCCATGTCGAGCACCACCCACCTGGTCCTGGCCGGCGTGCCCTACTACGCCGAGTACGAGCTGGGCCGCCCCGGCCTGACCACCGTGCTGGTGGCCGCCTTCGTCGCCCCGGCCCTGCTGGTCACCCCGGCCTGGCTGGTGGCGGCCCGCCGGGTCGGTAAACAACGGGCGCTGCTGGGTGCCCAGGGCGCCTTCGCGGCCGGCTCGCTGGTGCTCGCCGTCGGCCGTCCGGCGGGGCTGCCCGTGCTGGTGGCGGCCGTGGCGGTGCTCGGCGTCGCCTTCGCCGGCATGCAGTTGCTGCCGTTCTCGATGGTGCCCGACGTCATCCGTGCCAGCGGCGGCGCCGCCGGCACCTACACCGGGGTCTGGACGGCCACCGAGGCCACCGGCGCGGCGCTGGGCCCGTGGGCGTACTCGCTGTGCCTGGCCGCGGGCGGGTTCGTCGCCTCCACCGCCGGGGCCGGCGTCACCCAGCCCGACGGCGCGCTGGACGCGATCCGCTGGGGCTTCGGGCTGCTGCCCGCGGCGGCGATGCTCGTCGCGCTGCTGCTGCAACGCCGCTACACCCTGGACCGTACGGCCCGCACGGCCGGCTGA